The sequence GCAGGAAAAGTGCAATTTTTACCTCAAATTTAGCCATTTCTGAGGGTTTTTAGATCAGTAACAGCACAAGATGAGAGCTTTTTCCTGGTGTAGTCAGGAACTTTTTCCCTCATGTCAgtgattttttccctcacaGAAAGCAAAGGACAACAAAATTGTTCAAAACCCcaatttctttcctcttcctcttggaGCTGTTTGGTTTCTATGGATGGAAGAGGGAGGCAATAAATCCCCAAGGATAACGAGTGGGAGCATCCTGCTGATGTGGAATTCCAGTTCCCAGCCTGGATGAGAATCCAAAGGCCTCAATCCCAGTTCACTTGGTGCAGTTTCCCAGTTGCTccaggccaaaaaaaaaaaaaaaaaaaaaaaaggttggaTTGGTGGGAAACACTTTCCTGTCTCTTCCCAGGGCCACGATGGGCATCCTGGAATATTGGGGTGTTCATCTGCATCCGCTGTGCTGGGATCCACAGGAACCTGGGAGTTCACATATCCAGGGTCAAATCAGTCAACCTCGACCAGTGGACACAGGAACAGATCCAGGTAAGGGCTGGGATAACACACTGAGGGTTCTTTTGTTAGTGGAACttcataaatttaaataaaccaAGCTAGGATAGcccaaaaaatgggggggagtggaggaggaagaggaattCCAGGTGGGAGGGAAAATGTCCTCATTCCAGGCTGgacaagcagcagagagaaaagctCAAGGAGCTGTTAAATTACCAATCCCTGCTTCCCACCTCTCCTTCCAGAGGGATTTTGGATTGCTAATGGGATATTTATCCTGCCTTGGACTAAAATTTGCTTAGGATTGGCAAATGGGATGGGAGGGGattgcagcagctgcctcaggatCCCCTGGGGGCGAAGAGTGGCTTTCAGGAGGATCTCCCTTCCCTTGATTTCTCTTCCCTGGCAgcctgggatgctgtgggagaGCTTTAATGTCCAGGGAAGGAAAatttcaaaggattttttttggatttcagtGCGTGCAGGAGATGGGGAATGGCAAAGCCAATCGTCTCTACGAAGCCTACCTGCCCGAGAACTTCCGGAGGCCCCAGACAGACCAgcatcccttttttttcctggaaaaaacaTGGAGCTTTTCCATCCTGGAGCTGTGTGGTTAAACCTCCCAGAAGGAGGAGGAGTTCCCTGGGGCAAGGATTGGGAATGAAGGAATTGGGTTGGAGAACTGGGACACCAAGGTGACCACAGGAGGAAGCTGCTTCTCCCCAGTTTAGAGCCTGCTTGGATTTGGCCAGCCTATTGGGGCAATAAAAACAGGGAAATGTTCGCTCTGAAATTCTCATTTTGGAAGAGCAGAGAGAATTTTGCTTTCGTTTTTGgcttaaatggaaaaaaaaatgcactggaatggaaaaaatcccactggaaaaaagggattttaaggGTTAATCTCATTCAGACCTCTGACATTTCAGGGTGAACACAAAAGCTGCAGGTTTTGGAGGGATTGAGAGGGTTGGATTTTCCAAAGGCTCCGTGGAcacctaattgtggccttccaggaCATGAAGGAGCtgcaagagagatggagagagatgATTTACAAAGGGCAGGATAAAGGGGGTGGGGAGAGGTGgggttttgggaaggaattcctccctgtgagggtgaggaggggctggaatggatttccctggaagtgttccccaggctggatggagcttggagcaacctgggatagtggaaagtgcCCCTGCCCGTGGGattcaaggtcccttccaacccaaaccaggctGGGATTCTCTGATGGAATTTTTAATGCTTCAGCTGTAACTCCCACCTGGCAGGAATGCTGAGCAAGCAGggatataatgaaaaaaaaaaaaaaaaaaaaaccacaaaagcacCTTTCCACCCTCATTTTTTTGAGTTCATCTGGTACCTGAGGTGCTTTTTGAGGTGCAGGATCCCGTTGTGACCACTGTGATCTGTGCCGGTGAGCTGAACGTGCTGAGGGGATGCTTGgggcaaacaaaacaaaacaaaaaaaaacagtggAGAAAACACAGCAAGCGGCTAAATCCTGATTTAATTCCCTTTTCATAGCACTGAAATAACCTGAAATAACCCAGGGGCAAAAACCGAGTTGGGATCCAgcagtaaattattttaagaaagtTACTGCTGGAAATGCTCTTTAAACAATGATTTAATTTAGTTACAGCCTGTACCTTGTTCCTCCCTGTCAAATAAGGCTTCTATTCTGGAATCCTTTGTCCTTAACCAGCTGCTGTAGAGCTGTGGAGAGTTTTATCCGGGATAAATATGAGAAGAAGAAATACATGGACAGAAGCATCGACATCACCGCCTTCAGGGTGAGTCTGGAGGCCTAAAATTGTGATTAAAACACTTAAAATGTTCCCTGTGGCAGGGGCAATCCCTTCTCCAGGGCTGCTTGCACTTCATGGAGTGAATTCCTGCCCAGCACTGAGATTTGAAGATGCTGAGTGGATTTTGCTCAGAATATTCTGGAACTGATTCCGGGTTatcaagataaaaaaaataaaaaaaagcaggaTCACAGACATGGCAGAGCTCAGGGGGTTGGAGGTTTTTGGGTGGCTTAAATTcctgttttcttccctcttcttcATCTCACTGATTGGTTTGTGTGGATGGATATCTCACACTGGAGGAGGTATTGGAAGGGTTTTATCCAATTCCTTCCTCAGAgctggaaaaatgcaaaaactTACCTTAAATTCAGCTGTTTCTGAGAGATTTTAGATCTGAGGGGTTTCAGATCAGTAACAGCACCAGGTGAGAGTTTTTTCTTGGTGTAATCAGGAACTTTTTCCCTCACAGAAAGCAAAGGACAACAAAACTTtaaattcctgattttttccctcttggaGCTGTTGGATTTGTGTGGATGGAAGCGGGAGGCAATAAATCTGCAGGGATAATGATtggaggaggacatggaagggGTTTTATCCAACTCCTTCctcagagcaggaaaaatgcaaattttaccTCAAATTCAGCTGTTTCTGAGGGATTTTAGATCTGAGGGGTTTCAGATCAATAACAGCACCAGGTGAGAGCTTTTTCTTGGTGTAACCAGGAACTTTTCCCCTCAtgtcagtgattttttttttttttcccctcacagaaagaaaaggacgACAAATGGAAAAGGACCAATGAGTCGGAAAGAAAACTGGAACCCATCATCTTTGAGAAGGTGAAAATGGTAAGATCAGGAAGAAAATCCTGAAGCAGCTGTGGAGACATCcctgaggcagagcagagggattccagcctgctctgggagcaTTTTTGTGGCCTCAGTCACACCCTGGGTGCTTTGAGTTGCTGGTGGGAGTTTGTTTTGCTCTGCTCACCAGATACTGAGCAGATGTGCAGGGTGGAATCCAGCTATTCCCTGCTGGTTTTTCCaactccagcagctgcttctccctAGTTTAGAGCCTGCTTGGATTTGACAACCTATTGGGACAATAAAAAACTCTGAATTCGCTCTGAAATTCGCTCTGAGATTCTCATTTTGGAAGAGCAAAgagaattttgcttttctttttgactTAAAtccactgggggaaaaaagggattttaaggGTTAGTCTCGATCAAGCCTCAAGTGACATTTCAGAGTGAACCCAAAAGCTGCACAAGATTTGTgttgtttcttttcccccagCCTCAGAAGAAAGACGAAACGCAGCAATCCAGGAAAAGTTCCCCCAAATCTGAGCCAGTCATGGACTTGCTGGGCCTGGGTAAGAGAAATTGGTGTAGAAATGGTGGGAATTTGAGTGCTGATTTTCCCTGTCGGGTGAACAATTCCAGGAATCCTGCTGGAATATTCAGCTCGAGCTGCTTGGGAACAGTTTTCCATGTGTTTCCCTTTACCCTggaacctgtgctgctccaggagcagctggagctttgTGGGACAAACAGGACCCAGGGGCACTTCCCAAATCCTGCTtcagtcccttcccagctccagagggGTGAGGGAAGTCGGGATCAGGTCAGTGGGTGGGGTGGCACAGAGATGTCCCCAGGCTGGCGACATCCAGAACATCTCTGTCCCTCCAGACGCTCCGGTGACAACGCCCGTCACCAACGGCCGGCccagcagcctggagaaggaCCTGGACCTCTTTGCATCCGTGGGATCCAGCTCAGATTCCAGGAAGGTGAGCTGGGAATGCTTGGAAAGAGCTTGGAAAAGCCTGGTTGTGTGGTAGAACCACGGGATaatttgggatggaaggggCATTAAAGAGCAGGGACATCTTGCACTCTGCCAGGTGCTCCAAcgtggccttggacacttccagggatggggaatccatCTGGGAATGCTGTGAAGTGTTTCACCACACACATCAACTGCCCAAAACTTTGCTTAATCTAAATTTCCTTTAATTAAATCCTGAAATCTTCCTCTTCCGTGTTGAAGAATGAAGAATCTCCCTCTTCCATTCCCGCATCTGGGAATGCTGTGCCACTGTTTTACCACACAGATCAACTGTCTGCCCTAAGCCTTGCTTAATCTAAATTTCCTTTAATTAAATCCTGAAATCTCCTTCTTCCATGTTAAAGAATGAAGAATCTCCCATTCCCACATGTGGGAATGCTGTGCCACAGTTTCACCACACGCATCAACTGTCTGTCCTAAACCTTGCTTCATCTAAATTTCCTTTAATTAAATCCTGAAATCTCCCTCTTCCATGCTGAAGAATGAAGAATCTCCCTCTTCCATTCCCACATCTGGGAATGCTGTGAAGTGTTTCACCACCCACATCAACTGTCTGCCCTAAACCTTGCTTCATCTACATTTCCTTTAATTAAATCCTGAAATCTCCTTCTTCCATGTTAAGGAATGAAGaatttcccttttccatcaGCCCAGCACGTCCCTGTGTGTGGATGGatattccccattttcccctcgTGCTGGGTTTTGCCCTGACCCTGTCTCTTTGTCCCAGGTCGTTGGCTCCATGCCAACGTCTGGAAGCGCCGGCTCCGTTCCCGAAAATCTGAATCTCTTCCCGGAGCCCGGAGGCAAAGGGGAGGAAGTGGGGAAGAAGCAGCTCTCCAAAGACTCCATCCTGTCCCTGTACGGCTCCCAAACGTCCCAGGTGCCAGCACAAGGTAACCCTGGTGTGAGCTGGGACCTGGAGAGCACCGGGGAGGGTGGGTGGGGTGTCCTGGGAGGTGACAAACTTCCAGGAGAAGTGGGAATGTGGGTGATCCCTGAGAAGCCCAGAATGgggtgggtgggaagggagTGTGAAGCTCATCCCTTTCCAGCCACGCACTTTCcattatcccaggttgctccaagcagGTATTGGAAAACCAGCTtttccaagctggccttggacatttccagggatggggcagccacagcttctctgggaaatccattccagtccctcacagggaggaaatTCCCTCCCAGTATCCAACCCaaccctctggcactgggaatcAGGGAGGAATTCCATCCCAATATCCAACCCAACCCTGTGGCACTGGGAATCAGGGAGGAATTCCATCCCAATATCCAACCCaaccctctggcactgggaatcAGGGAGGAATTCCCTCCCAATATCCAACCCaaccctctggcactgggaatcCATTCCTGCATGTCCCTGCCCaaattccctctccagctttgtTGAGGACCGTGAGCAGCCCAAGGAGCAGCTCAGTCTGGACATGCCAAGCAGACTGTGGCTGGAATTTTGACATCCCAGCCCCTGAACTGACCCgtccttccctgctccctccctgcctttcccaggaGCGATGTTCATGGCGCCGGCTCAGCTGGGCTATCCCGCCGCTCCCTACCCCGCCTTCCCGGGAGTGCCCCCTTCCAGCAGCATGATGGGGGGCTTGATGGCCCCATCCGTGGGCATGCTGGCCCAGCCCGGAGCTCCTGGCATGGTGGCGCCCGTGGCCATTCCGGCGGGGTACGTGGGCAACGTGCTGGGCGTTCCCAACGGGATGATGGGGGCCCAGCAGCCCGGCTACGTGGCCGGAGTGGCCGCGGTGCCCCAGGCCGTGTACGGGGTGCAGCCCACgcagcagctgcagtggaaCCTCGCTCAGGTGAGGGGGAGGCTCCTGGAGGCTTTtcccagggtttttttgggagtggggaggtgggggaatgAGGGGGATCTCCGGGGGTTTGTGCTTGGGGTGGGATTGGTTCAATTGGGCTTGACTTGGgttgggggaggggggaagtgGGAGAGCCGGAGAATCCCAGGATTGGTCAGGTTGGGAAAGAATTCTGAGGTTGAGTCCAATCCCAGCCTCATCTTCCatggacacctccaggggtgggggCTCCAAAATTCCCTGGGCAattccaaggcctgaccaccctttccatggagaaattcctgctgacaTCCAACCTGAAATCCTCCCATTCCTGGGGACTCCAGAATTCCCTGGGCAattccaaggcctgaccaccctttccatggagaaattcctgctgatgtcctgAGGACCCTGAAGTCCTCCCCTGCTGGGGTGCCACACC is a genomic window of Anomalospiza imberbis isolate Cuckoo-Finch-1a 21T00152 chromosome 25, ASM3175350v1, whole genome shotgun sequence containing:
- the SMAP2 gene encoding stromal membrane-associated protein 2: MTGKSVRDVERYQAVLAGLLAEDENKFCADCQAKGPRWASWNIGVFICIRCAGIHRNLGVHISRVKSVNLDQWTQEQIQCVQEMGNGKANRLYEAYLPENFRRPQTDQAVESFIRDKYEKKKYMDRSIDITAFRKEKDDKWKRTNESERKLEPIIFEKVKMPQKKDETQQSRKSSPKSEPVMDLLGLDAPVTTPVTNGRPSSLEKDLDLFASVGSSSDSRKVVGSMPTSGSAGSVPENLNLFPEPGGKGEEVGKKQLSKDSILSLYGSQTSQVPAQGAMFMAPAQLGYPAAPYPAFPGVPPSSSMMGGLMAPSVGMLAQPGAPGMVAPVAIPAGYVGNVLGVPNGMMGAQQPGYVAGVAAVPQAVYGVQPTQQLQWNLAQMTQQMAGMNFYGANGMMGYGQSMGGGGGAQGSNPSLSSPLWK